From one Leifsonia soli genomic stretch:
- a CDS encoding lysozyme: MRSSSRTLMAGTAGIAVIAALTIGITAMQTGTTPATPSTVTGSPSPDTVTGITDPVTESTGPGSQVIAPDPSLATQNAARNHSMGSTLETFDPDFPRSKKQTQTLSVIGGPPGIDGLDVSGWQVLSTADWSRIASQGAKFAYVKATEDTDYVSSQFASQYAGSYNAGLLHGAYHFATPNTSTGAAQANWFLDHGGQGTSDGRTMPPLLDIEYNPYGPTCYGLSQAAMVNWIADFSNTVRLRTGRLPAIYSTTNWWITCTGNSSAFSASPLFIARYPSNLSDGAGTLPAGWSTYTLWQYGSTGVFPGDQDVFNGSALELQTFGLSSSLIRTVANPSVYLVSGSTKYPVTNQDMLQALSPLGSVAYVGQSYLDQFRTAQAASRIIRGPDGSIYFFDSGIKLPITSCSLVSDYGGSCDSTGYVQLNAQQAARFVTGPYATPLITSAGGPLYQIAGGSKHEVLDSTSLSQAGINAGVNSLSAGAVGYLPFGQPVVRNDAVVSLRGGSGGVILTGGKASPIDPSAATLAVTSKAAGSLSSQSIALLPAGAPFTGAFKSAQDGSISVVAGDGIHTWPAGVGGASFATLTVPAAILGLYPTAAPIQAGTAIMSASGGTVYLVMPNDIRPISSWNALLALSAGKTPTITTVPQSVIASLPVGPVALESGTLVRNVSSATVYLVNGVTNKIPFSTFDPATEAGFTSFTFTSDDRLAAYPTSSTLLNFGVQCGTTKYVSAGGSIHALSATTAPLYPFTTVQLDQFTCGLVKKGIDATAFIRTPDGSIYYLNGDGKKHPVSSMARFAQLAGGQTYLDVAASFGAAFPTGAAA; encoded by the coding sequence ATGCGCTCCAGCTCGCGGACGCTCATGGCAGGGACGGCAGGAATCGCGGTGATCGCTGCCCTGACCATCGGCATCACAGCCATGCAGACCGGCACGACACCTGCCACGCCGAGTACGGTCACGGGGTCCCCCTCTCCGGACACGGTGACCGGCATCACCGACCCCGTCACGGAGTCCACCGGCCCTGGCAGCCAGGTGATCGCACCCGACCCGTCGCTGGCGACGCAGAACGCCGCGCGGAACCACAGCATGGGATCCACGCTCGAGACGTTCGACCCCGATTTTCCTCGATCGAAGAAGCAGACCCAGACGCTTTCGGTGATCGGCGGACCTCCCGGCATCGACGGCCTCGACGTGAGCGGCTGGCAGGTTCTCAGCACGGCCGACTGGTCGCGGATCGCGTCCCAGGGGGCGAAGTTCGCCTACGTCAAAGCGACGGAGGACACGGACTACGTCAGCAGCCAGTTCGCCTCCCAGTACGCCGGCTCCTACAACGCCGGGTTGCTCCACGGGGCTTACCACTTCGCGACGCCGAACACGTCGACCGGCGCAGCCCAGGCCAACTGGTTCCTGGACCACGGCGGCCAGGGCACGTCCGACGGTCGGACCATGCCTCCCCTGCTCGACATCGAGTACAACCCCTACGGACCGACGTGTTACGGGCTGAGCCAGGCGGCGATGGTGAACTGGATCGCGGACTTCTCCAACACCGTCCGGCTGCGCACGGGTCGCCTTCCTGCCATCTACTCCACGACGAACTGGTGGATTACCTGCACGGGGAACAGCTCGGCTTTCTCTGCGAGCCCGCTCTTCATCGCCCGGTACCCCAGCAACCTCTCCGATGGCGCGGGGACCCTCCCCGCGGGGTGGTCCACTTACACACTGTGGCAGTACGGCAGTACCGGTGTGTTCCCCGGCGACCAGGATGTCTTCAACGGAAGCGCCCTCGAGCTGCAGACCTTCGGTCTCAGTTCGAGCCTGATACGCACGGTGGCCAATCCGTCGGTCTACCTGGTCTCTGGCAGCACCAAGTACCCCGTAACGAATCAGGACATGCTCCAGGCGCTCTCACCGCTCGGTTCGGTCGCCTACGTCGGGCAGAGTTACCTCGATCAGTTCAGGACAGCCCAGGCCGCGTCTCGCATCATCCGCGGGCCGGACGGGTCGATCTACTTCTTCGACTCAGGGATCAAGCTGCCCATCACTTCGTGTTCACTGGTCTCCGACTACGGCGGATCCTGCGACTCCACGGGATACGTCCAGTTGAACGCGCAGCAGGCGGCTCGTTTCGTCACGGGGCCGTACGCCACCCCGCTCATCACCTCGGCGGGCGGACCGCTCTATCAGATCGCAGGCGGCTCGAAGCACGAGGTGCTGGACTCGACCTCGCTGTCGCAAGCGGGTATCAACGCGGGGGTCAACAGTCTGTCCGCCGGGGCTGTCGGCTATCTCCCGTTCGGGCAGCCCGTCGTCCGCAACGACGCGGTCGTGTCCCTACGGGGCGGAAGCGGCGGCGTCATCCTGACCGGAGGCAAGGCCTCTCCGATCGACCCGAGCGCGGCGACGCTGGCGGTGACCTCGAAGGCGGCAGGCAGCCTCAGCTCGCAGAGCATCGCGCTTCTGCCGGCGGGGGCTCCCTTCACCGGCGCATTCAAATCCGCCCAGGACGGCTCGATCAGCGTCGTGGCCGGCGACGGCATCCATACCTGGCCCGCAGGGGTGGGCGGCGCGTCGTTCGCGACCCTGACGGTGCCGGCCGCGATCCTCGGCCTGTACCCGACGGCCGCGCCCATCCAGGCAGGCACCGCGATCATGTCCGCGTCGGGGGGCACCGTCTACCTCGTGATGCCCAACGACATCCGCCCGATCAGCTCGTGGAACGCACTGCTCGCACTGTCGGCGGGCAAGACGCCTACCATCACGACCGTTCCCCAGTCGGTGATCGCGTCCCTGCCCGTCGGGCCCGTGGCGCTCGAATCGGGCACGCTCGTGCGCAATGTGAGCAGCGCCACCGTGTATCTGGTCAACGGAGTCACCAACAAGATCCCGTTCTCGACCTTCGACCCCGCGACCGAGGCCGGCTTCACGTCGTTCACCTTCACGTCGGACGACCGCCTTGCCGCCTACCCCACCTCGTCTACGCTCCTCAACTTCGGAGTGCAGTGCGGGACCACGAAATACGTGAGCGCCGGGGGCTCCATCCATGCGCTGAGCGCGACCACTGCCCCGCTCTACCCCTTCACGACGGTACAACTCGACCAGTTCACCTGCGGTCTGGTGAAGAAGGGGATAGACGCAACGGCGTTCATCCGCACACCTGACGGCTCGATCTACTACCTCAACGGGGACGGGAAGAAGCATCCCGTCTCGTCGATGGCACGATTCGCCCAGCTGGCCGGAGGACAGACCTACCTGGACGTCGCGGCGTCGTTCGGCGCCGCCTTCCCGACGGGGGCGGCGGCGTAG